In Isosphaera pallida ATCC 43644, the sequence AGGCGAAACCGCCGACCGGGTAGGCGTCCTCTTCGAGCAAGCGGGTGGCGACCCGACGGATGGAGCGGGAGGGTCGGGGTGGATTCGTATGGAGGAAGTTGAGAAACTGCTGGATCATCGCTACGGTTTGACGCAGGGCGATCCGCTGCCCGAACTGTTCCAGAGCGGTGCGTTCTTCCAATTCGAAGAGGTCTTCAGGGGCCAGAACCTCGCCCATGTCGCGGATGGCATGGGTGAGCGTATCGAGTTGGCGGGCCTCCTCGGCCCATTCGTGGGCGTCGGCGTTGGGGTCGTCGCTGGGTTCCAGGGCGGTGTCGAGCAGATCGCGCACAATTTCGTTGGGCAGTCCGGCGAGGCTCCGAAGCGCAGCGGGCGAGAGGATTGGTCCCTGGATACCGGCCCGTTCGACGATCCGCGCAATCAGATAGGCCACCCCTTTGACCCGGTCGGCCTCTGGGTAATGGCGAACCGCTTCGGCCCCGCGTTGGAAGGTGGGATCGGCCAAAAATTTGCCAATCACCAAATCGTCGTAGCGGCGGATCAATCGGTCGTAGAAGGGGACGAGGGCCGTGTAGGAAGGGGAGGGGGACGCGGGCGTAAGCCCGGCGGCATAGTGACTGGGGGGGCGGTCGGACGAGGACGAGGCTTCGGGTTCGTCGGTACCGAGAATGAGATGTCCGAGGTCGGCCACGAGATTGATGGGCGGTGGGGATTCTCCCGAGGCGGTCATTTCCAACGCCCAGCTTAAGGCGTGTCGAGCCGAGGTGGGCGATGGACGGGCGATCCGCTGCTGTGCCAAGCCCCGCACGAGAACCCGGCGCGCCTGGTCGGGTGGCAGCGGTCCGGTTGAAACGCGGGCTGGCGGGGTCGGATGAGCTTGGTGGGGCGTCGCGGTCGTCATAGGGTCGAGAGTCGCAGGGGAGCGGAAGCGGAGGCCGGGTGGATCGCGCTCGTTGAGTTGCGTCGGAAGGGATTTTTAGAGTTGATCGCCCAAGAGAATGGGAATCTTTTCGCGGAGAAGTTCCATCTCCTGATGGGTTTCGCCTAGATAGGCCAGCAACCGCAGGTCGTCCATGCTGACGACCCCACCGGAGAGCAGCCAGGAGCGAACCCGGAAAAGTTTGTAAAGTTTGACGAGTTTGCGGTCACTTATAAAGATGCGGTCCTCGCGGACCAAGGTGCGGACCAAGCGTTGGAATTCGCGGAATACCTCGTCGGGGAAGAACAAGGCGCGATCAGCCGAGCCAGATTCCAGACGGTCATCACGGCGTCCGAACTGCTGGATTAGGTGGCGGTGCGCTTTGAGTAAGTCGGCCAGACTGCAGTGACCCTCGGCCCAGGGTTTCTTGTTGAGTCCTTTGTAGACTTCAGAGCGCAGCCCAAAGTCGATCAGGTCGGCGAAGTGGTCCTCCTGCACCGAGCGGCTTTCGGCCTTGAGGACAAAGCGATCCTTAAGCGCGGCGAGTTCCCCCTGCTCGGGAACCTCGTTGGTCGCCGCCAACAGTACCTTCAAACGCACTGGCCGCGGCGCGCCATCCTGGTAAAATTTCCGCTCGTTGATGATGGTCAAGAGAATGTTCAGAATCGCCGAATTGGACTTGAAAATCTCGTCCAAAAAGACCAGTCTGGCAGTGGGCAGCTTGCCCTGTTCCCGACGGATGTAGCGTCCTTCACGCAGTTCGTTGATGTCAATCGGGCCGAGGATTTCCGACGGTTCGCTAAAGCGAGTGAGCATATACTCGAAATAGTCCTCATCGGCGATGCCCAGGGCGTCCTTGAATTTGAGGACGAGGTCGCTTTTGGCGGTGCCGGGGGGGCCGACGATCAAGAGGGGTTCCTGGGCGATCGCGGCGACTGTCATGAGGTCGATGAGCTCCTGCTTGGCCACGAAGAAGCGGCCCAGCGAGATCCTCATACGGTTGATTCGGTCGCGCACTTGGTCGATCTCGTCGGCGAGCTGCTTGGGGGTAAGTTGGTCGATGGCCTCCAGGTCGTCGGTGGCCGCGGTGTGGAGGGGGGCAGGGTGAGTCTGAGCCATCGTGGTTGACGCCGTATCGTGGGCAAGCGATGAATGGAATGGAATGGAATGGACCAAGTGTCAAGAGAATGCGTCCACACGCGGGGTTGATGGCACGTCCGTGGTTTAGGAGGATGCGTCGGCGGCCAACGCCGCGCGGGTGTCGCGGTGGATCCGCAAACGCAGCAGGTATTCCTCTTCTTCGACGAATCGTCGCGCGCGGCTCGAGAGCTGGATCGATTCGCTGGTGAGGCTCAAGACCGCCCGTTCGATCAATTGGAGTCGCGCCACCGAGAACAGGTCACGCGACGCCTTGAAGTCTTCGATGCCTTCGAGGTTGCTGAATAGCCGGGTGGCCCGTTCCAGCGCGTGGTCCTGGCTGGCGGCTCCCAGGGTTTCTACATAGCGGAGTGCAAGAAGATTTTGATGAATATGGGTTTGGCGGCTGATCGCGGTCGCTTCGCCGATGAGGACGCGGCTATGCAGCATCGCCTCGGCCTGGTCCAACACCGGCCAGGCGGGAGATTCATCCCCGCGGTGCAGGCGGGTTTGCGCCACACCCAGCAGAATCCGCAAGACTGCCGAGGTCAAGGGTGGGTTAGAGCGACGCTCCGGCGCGTCGTAACGGAACCGCGTGGGATCGCCCGACTCGGGGACCAGGACCAAGGCGTGAATCCGGTCACCCATCTCATCGACGCGGCCCAGCGCGCCGATCCGTCTGAGACCTTGGAGGGCTCGGACGATTGCCGGTTCCAGCTGCGTGATGGTTTCGCCCGAGTGCGACTCGATGAGGGCCAGCAGATGGTCGGAAAAGAGCCTGGTGGGTTCGGCCAGGTCGAAGTGGGCCGCCAGGGCAATTCCACGCTCCAACAGTTCGCCGGTGGGACCCGGCGGGGCGTTGAGTCGGGTCTCCTCCACGAGTTTGCTCAACTCGTGGAGGCAACGAGTGGCGAAGCGTTCACCCAACCGGGTCGCCTGACTCAGCGCAAAGCCCAGAGCCAAGCGGCGGGCGGTGATCTCCCGTTTGGTTTCTGGGTCGTCGAGCAACTGGGTTAGTTCGGTTTCCAGCGCATCGAGATCGGCGAGGATTTGCAGTCGGGCCAGACGATTCTTGATGCGTTGATCCTGACTAGCTCCTAGGCTAATTGCGTCGGTGCCCTGACGCTGGTGGAGGTAGGGGTCGAGTTTGCCGTGAGGCACCAGGATCATGGTTTCGCGTTCGAGGTAGCCGATTTTGGTGCGTTCGGTGGGATTGAGCCGATTGAGGCGTTCGGTTAGTTCGGGGGGGTACTCGCGGACGATCTTGCCTTCCAGCGCTTGGAAGACGCGATGGCGGTAGGCGTCGCGGAGCCATTGGCGGGTTGGTTCAGCGGCGGGGTTGGCCAGGGGTTGAAGACGGGCGAGCAGTTCGTGAACCCGGCTGGCTTCCCCTAGGCGGGCGTGGCCGAAGGCCAAAATCAGTTCGACGAGGTCTCCTTCGCACGCTGGCGCGACGGGATATTGGTCGCGTCCGCCGCCGGGAGTCGAACCTCCTGAACGGCTCGCTGGGGGGAATTCGCTTCGGTCGCGTCCTCGGAGTGGACGTTCCCGACGTTGCGACGACTCGCCGCTGGTTCGGGAGGGGGGCGACGAGGCGGTGGCAACGGGCTGACCGCCACGGGACTCCGGTTGCATCCAGCGGCGGATGATGTCGGCTAGGTCACGGAACCGATCGGCGCTCAGCGGGATGTCGAAGATAGCCGCGGACGAGTCGGCCCGCGTGTGGTTTGCGCTAGAGGACTCGATTGGGCCGGCTTTGAGGAAGGACGGCAGGTCAAGATCCCAGCGGGGACCCTGTTGTTGCAACCGCAGCAACAGGCGGTCGCGGGCGCGGGCTAGGGTCAGGGCGTCGTGACCGGAAAGGCGGGCCAAGGTTCGCCAGGCCATCCACGCGCAGCGAATGGAGAGTAAATGCTCATGGCGACGGAGGAAGTCGGCCCAGACGGGCCGCAGTTCGTCCAACTGCGCTGGGGCGAGCGGCGACTCGGGATGTCCCAGGGCGATCAACCCCACGATCGCCTTGCGGACCTCGTGTTGGTTAGGCTGGGGCTGGTTCAGAAGAGTCCGGATCGTTTCCAGAACAGCCGAGGGGTCGAGTTGATCGTCCGCCGCCGAGCCTTGGAGGTTCAGGTTGGCGAATTCGACCGCGATCCAGCGGGACCACCAGGAGGCGGGAGCGGGTTCCGACCACCAGAGGGCTTGGCTCCAGCAGAGCGAGGCATCGATGGGTTCGCCTAGGGCGGTTTCCAGGTTGGCCAATTCGACCCAAAGCGGGATGCGTTCCGGGTCGTCAGGCGGGGTGTCCTGGTTGCGGAAGCGGGTCTGGATGTCGTCGAGCCGTCTGCGAAGCTGGAGGCGTTCCTGCTGGTTCGCAACGGAGGCGGTGTCGAAGCTCGCCGAGGCGGCGGGGTGGGATTCTAGGGGCGACGCGGCGGATTGACTCGGGCCAGGGGGGGGAGTTTGAGGGCGTGGTTCATTGCGCGGTCGAGTCTGAGGGGGACGTTGAGGTTCGCGGGGCGCGGAAGGCGAACCAACGCTGGTGGGCTTGCCGTCGCGGCAGATGAACCGATCGAACTCGAACAGCGTTGTTTCATTCCACGCCTGAAGGAGGTTGCGATCGCGGTCCAGCAGATAATCGACCCACTTTTCCAGCGGGGTCAAGGCGACATCGGCGATCGACTCCACCACGAACGGTTGGGAGAACGAGGATCCGTGACGCGCTGGGCGAGCCGCGTGGTCCTCGCCTTGGGCCTGCTCAATCGTGGTCAGCCAGTGGAGGCGGTCGGGATCGTCGGCCAGAAGACGGGTGAGTTGATCCCGTCTCAGAGGCGGATGGATTCGCATCCCGACCGGAACGAAGAGATGATTGAGTCGCAGATAGGGGCGATGAGCCTCAGCGCGGATGGCCAGGGTGGGTGGATTCGATTTGGAGGGCCGCGCCTTGAGCAGGACTAGGGGTTGGTCGCGGTCCTCGGTTTCGACCACGGCGAAGAGCAGGCGGCTTATGAGTTCGTCGGAGGAGCTAGCGACCAGTGATTCGACGACATCCAGGGCGTGGTGGCGGATGACCCAGAGTTCGGCGGGGTCGGCGGATCCTCCCCGGCACAACCGCAGCGGCAC encodes:
- a CDS encoding AAA family ATPase; the encoded protein is MAQTHPAPLHTAATDDLEAIDQLTPKQLADEIDQVRDRINRMRISLGRFFVAKQELIDLMTVAAIAQEPLLIVGPPGTAKSDLVLKFKDALGIADEDYFEYMLTRFSEPSEILGPIDINELREGRYIRREQGKLPTARLVFLDEIFKSNSAILNILLTIINERKFYQDGAPRPVRLKVLLAATNEVPEQGELAALKDRFVLKAESRSVQEDHFADLIDFGLRSEVYKGLNKKPWAEGHCSLADLLKAHRHLIQQFGRRDDRLESGSADRALFFPDEVFREFQRLVRTLVREDRIFISDRKLVKLYKLFRVRSWLLSGGVVSMDDLRLLAYLGETHQEMELLREKIPILLGDQL